One genomic region from Lineus longissimus chromosome 6, tnLinLong1.2, whole genome shotgun sequence encodes:
- the LOC135489182 gene encoding uncharacterized protein LOC135489182, which translates to MSLICGRDLWRYIHTCICLPRESLMSWRRILGLMVVVTLIIFLFNLKILNFGNDKVHQRLKPASSRYTGKTKSTARCNQVTPHRVQMNCEKWVVVTTIFNLTDAVKDLLKMPKWCMVLVGDKKGPKEVPSFPNLIFLDVAWQERCPYHICQHIPWNHFSRKNIGFMYAVANGANWIYDTDDDNFPKFPKAEPLLDSSIRFDLIQVPGHVYNPYIPYIKPNTTFWPRGLPLDKIKDSDTKNMKVIGTVKPEKVAVINYLAQTDPDVDAIYRLTQKIPFQFEMVEKYYALPHYIMSPYNAQATMHAQFAFWGLLLPASVDGRVSDIWRSYFTQRLVWDTDGHIAFGPPYVNQIRNAHSYMVDFHNEMDVYLKTSRLIKFLVNWIPKTVSLAQNMIDLYIELYQIDIIGRADIDLAIAWIRDLECVGYTFPPVKVAKVYV; encoded by the exons TGAATCCCTGATGTCTTGGAGAAGAATCCTTGGATTGATGGTTGTCGTCACGTTGATCATTTTCCTGTTCAACCTCAAGATCCTGAACTTCGGGAATGACAAAGTACACCAGCGCTTGAAACCTGCTTCATCCAGGTATACTGGAAAGACGAAATCAACTGCTAGATGTAATCAG GTAACTCCGCATCGGGTTCAAATGAACTGCGAAAAATGGGTGGTGGTCACCACGATCTTCAATTTGACCGACGCCGTGAAAGACCTACTGAAGATGCCAAAGTGGTGTATGGTACTGGTCGGTGACAAGAAAGGCCCAAAAGAAGTACCGTCATTTCCCAATCTGATCTTCCTAGACGTTGCCTGGCAAGAGCGCTGTCCGTACCATATCTGCCAGCATATTCCATGGAATCATTTCAGTCGCAAAAACATTGGCTTCATGTACGCCGTGGCTAACGGGGCCAATTGGATATACGATACCGACGACGACAACTTCCCCAAGTTTCCTAAAGCCGAGCCGCTTTTGGATTCGTCGATCAGATTTGATCTAATACAGGTCCCTGGACACGTGTACAATCCCTACATTCCATATATCAAACCCAACACAACCTTTTGGCCGAGGGGGTTGCCACTGGATAAAATCAAAGATTCCGACACGAAGAACATGAAAGTGATCGGTACCGTCAAACCAGAAAAGGTCGCAGTGATTAACTATTTAGCCCAAACCGACCCCGACGTTGACGCGATCTACAGACTGACGCAGAAAATTCCTTTTCAGTTCGAGATGGTGGAGAAGTATTACGCTCTACCGCATTACATCATGTCACCCTACAACGCCCAGGCAACGATGCATGCACAGTTCGCCTTTTGGGGTCTGCTTCTGCCGGCAAGCGTAGACGGGCGTGTCTCGGATATATGGCGGTCGTATTTCACTCAACGGTTAGTCTGGGACACCGACGGTCACATCGCTTTCGGTCCGCCATACGTCAATCAAATCCGCAACGCGCATTCGTATATGGTCGATTTTCACAATGAAATGGATGTCTACCTTAAAACCAGCAGACTGATCAAATTCCTGGTGAACTGGATCCCGAAAACCGTTTCGTTGGCGCAGAACATGATCGACCTTTACATAGAACTCTACCAAATCGATATTATCGGGAGGGCCGATATCGATTTAGCCATAGCTTGGATACGCGATCTGGAATGTGTCGGCTATACCTTTCCGCCAGTCAAAGTTGCGAAAGTCTAcgtgtaa